One window of Burkholderia vietnamiensis LMG 10929 genomic DNA carries:
- a CDS encoding pyridoxal-phosphate dependent enzyme gives MPLHIQTPYLRSHTASRRLGADVWLKLDALQPSGSFKLRGIGAVCAARQAAGARRFVSSSGGNAGIAVAYCGRELGVPVLVVVPETASVRARELIRGEGAEVVVHGASWVEANAFALAAVGEHDAFVHPFDDPVLWGGHATIVDEIAAVGPKPDAIVLAVGGGGLLCGVLEGLARNGWHDVPVVAVETAGADCYARSVAQRRPVELPAIESIATSLGAKRPCDAALEWASRHPIHPVVVSDAQAVAASLRLVDEHRLVVEPACGAALAALERPVPVLAAASNIAVIVCGGVTATIEQLQSWSATLR, from the coding sequence ATGCCGCTCCATATTCAGACGCCGTACCTCCGCTCGCACACCGCCTCCCGCCGGCTCGGCGCCGACGTCTGGTTGAAGCTCGATGCGCTTCAGCCATCCGGTTCGTTCAAATTGCGCGGGATCGGCGCGGTGTGCGCGGCGCGACAGGCGGCCGGCGCGCGTCGCTTCGTGTCGTCGTCGGGCGGCAATGCGGGCATCGCGGTCGCGTATTGCGGGCGCGAACTCGGCGTGCCGGTGCTGGTGGTGGTGCCTGAAACCGCGTCCGTGCGCGCACGCGAACTGATTCGCGGCGAAGGGGCCGAGGTCGTCGTGCATGGCGCGAGCTGGGTCGAGGCCAACGCGTTCGCGCTGGCGGCCGTCGGCGAGCACGACGCGTTCGTGCACCCGTTCGACGATCCGGTGTTGTGGGGCGGCCACGCGACGATCGTCGACGAGATCGCGGCCGTCGGCCCGAAACCCGACGCGATCGTGCTCGCGGTCGGTGGCGGCGGGCTGCTGTGCGGCGTGCTGGAGGGGCTCGCGCGCAACGGCTGGCACGACGTGCCGGTCGTCGCGGTGGAGACGGCGGGCGCCGACTGCTATGCGCGCTCGGTCGCGCAGCGGCGTCCGGTGGAACTGCCGGCGATCGAGAGCATCGCGACGTCGCTCGGCGCGAAGCGGCCGTGCGACGCGGCGCTCGAGTGGGCGAGCCGGCATCCGATTCATCCGGTCGTCGTATCGGATGCGCAGGCGGTGGCCGCCTCGTTGCGGCTGGTGGACGAGCACCGGCTCGTCGTCGAGCCCGCGTGCGGCGCCGCGCTGGCTGCGCTCGAACGGCCGGTGCCGGTGCTGGCCGCGGCGTCGAACATCGCGGTGATCGTCTGCGGCGGCGTGACGGCGACCATCGAGCAACTGCAGTCGTGGAGCGCTACGTTGCGGTGA
- a CDS encoding MFS transporter yields the protein MNPNSTSPSRAAHGTALPLLALAAGAFGIGTTEFAPMGLLPVIADGVHVSIPQAGMLISAYAIGVMAGAPLMTLLLARWSRRSALIALMSIFTLGNLLSAVAPGYTTLLLARLVTSLNHGAFFGLGSVVAASLVPRERQASAVATMFMGLTIANVGGVPAATWLGQMIGWRMSFAATAALGVIAIAGLFAALPKGDAGKMPDLRAELAVLTRPVVLGALATTVLGAGAMFTLYTYVAPTLAHVSGATPAFVTAMLVLIGVGFSIGNIAGGRLADRSLDGTLIGFLVLLIATMAAFPLLARTHVGAALTLLVWGIATFAVVPPLQMRVMRAAHEAPGLASAVNIGAFNLGNALGAAAGGAALSAGFGYPAVPLVGALIAAAGLALVALQRAQRRRAPVAANS from the coding sequence GTGAACCCCAACTCCACTTCTCCCTCCCGCGCGGCCCACGGCACCGCGCTGCCGCTGCTGGCGCTCGCCGCCGGCGCGTTCGGCATCGGCACGACAGAATTCGCGCCGATGGGCCTGCTGCCGGTGATCGCCGACGGCGTGCACGTGTCGATTCCGCAGGCCGGCATGCTGATCAGCGCGTATGCGATCGGCGTGATGGCCGGCGCACCGCTGATGACGCTGCTGCTCGCGCGCTGGTCGCGCCGCTCGGCGCTGATCGCGCTGATGTCGATCTTCACCCTCGGCAACCTGCTGTCGGCCGTCGCGCCGGGCTATACGACGCTGTTGCTCGCGCGGCTCGTCACGAGCCTGAACCACGGCGCGTTCTTCGGGCTCGGCTCGGTGGTCGCGGCCAGCCTGGTGCCGCGCGAGCGGCAGGCCAGCGCGGTCGCGACGATGTTCATGGGTCTGACCATCGCCAACGTCGGCGGCGTGCCGGCCGCGACCTGGCTCGGGCAGATGATCGGCTGGCGGATGTCGTTCGCGGCCACCGCGGCGCTCGGCGTGATCGCGATCGCCGGCCTGTTCGCGGCGCTGCCGAAGGGCGACGCCGGCAAGATGCCGGACCTGCGTGCGGAGCTGGCGGTGCTCACGCGTCCCGTCGTGCTCGGTGCGCTCGCGACGACGGTGCTCGGCGCCGGCGCGATGTTCACGCTCTACACGTACGTCGCGCCGACGCTCGCGCACGTGAGCGGCGCAACGCCCGCCTTCGTGACGGCGATGCTGGTGCTGATCGGCGTCGGCTTCTCGATCGGCAACATCGCCGGCGGCCGGCTCGCCGACCGCTCGCTCGACGGCACGTTGATCGGCTTCCTGGTGCTGCTGATCGCGACGATGGCCGCCTTTCCGCTGCTCGCCCGCACGCACGTCGGCGCCGCGCTCACGCTGCTGGTGTGGGGCATCGCGACGTTCGCGGTGGTGCCGCCGCTGCAGATGCGCGTGATGCGCGCGGCCCACGAAGCGCCGGGCCTCGCGTCGGCCGTCAACATCGGCGCGTTCAACCTCGGCAACGCGCTCGGCGCGGCAGCCGGCGGCGCCGCGCTGTCGGCCGGCTTCGGCTACCCGGCCGTGCCGCTCGTCGGCGCGCTGATCGCCGCGGCCGGCCTCGCGCTGGTCGCGCTGCAGCGGGCGCAACGCCGGCGCGCACCGGTTGCCGCGAATTCGTAA
- a CDS encoding histone deacetylase family protein yields MKTFFHPEQLLHHPRTYLSRGRMREPQEVPERAARLVAAVRALAFDVCEPADRGTAPIAAVHDMNYLRFLEEAHRDWKRMPDDWGDEVMSNVFVRDPNPLRGILAKAARYLADGSCPIGAHTWRAAYWSAQSALAAAAHVNDGARDAYALCRPPGHHARRDAAGGFCYLNNAASAAQALLGRHRRVAVLDTDMHHGQGVQEIFYDRDDVLYVSIHGDPTNFYPVVAGYEDETGAAAGDGYNLNLPMPHGAPESAFFERLDDALRALARFEPDALVLALGFDIYKDDPQSQVAVTTDGFGRLGGALGALALPTVIVQEGGYHLESLDANARAFFSGFAAAR; encoded by the coding sequence ATGAAAACCTTCTTCCATCCCGAACAGTTGCTGCACCATCCGCGCACCTACCTGTCGCGCGGCAGGATGCGCGAGCCGCAGGAGGTGCCCGAGCGTGCGGCGCGCCTCGTCGCGGCGGTGCGCGCGCTCGCCTTCGACGTGTGCGAGCCGGCCGACCGCGGCACCGCGCCGATCGCGGCCGTGCACGACATGAACTACCTGCGCTTTCTCGAGGAAGCGCACCGCGACTGGAAGCGGATGCCCGACGACTGGGGCGACGAAGTGATGTCGAACGTATTCGTGCGCGACCCGAACCCGCTGCGCGGGATACTCGCGAAAGCCGCGCGCTATCTGGCCGACGGCAGTTGCCCGATCGGCGCGCACACGTGGCGCGCGGCGTACTGGTCGGCGCAGAGTGCGCTCGCGGCGGCCGCGCACGTCAACGACGGCGCGCGCGACGCGTACGCGCTGTGCCGTCCGCCCGGTCATCATGCACGGCGCGACGCGGCCGGCGGCTTCTGCTACCTGAACAACGCGGCGAGCGCCGCGCAGGCGCTGCTCGGCCGCCATCGCCGCGTGGCGGTGCTCGATACCGACATGCATCACGGGCAGGGCGTGCAGGAGATCTTCTACGATCGCGACGACGTGCTGTACGTGTCGATCCACGGCGACCCGACCAACTTCTACCCGGTCGTCGCCGGTTACGAGGACGAGACGGGCGCGGCGGCCGGCGACGGCTACAACCTGAACCTGCCGATGCCGCACGGCGCGCCGGAGTCGGCGTTCTTCGAGCGGCTCGACGATGCGTTGCGCGCGCTCGCGCGTTTCGAGCCCGATGCGCTCGTGCTCGCGCTCGGCTTCGACATCTACAAGGACGACCCGCAGTCGCAGGTGGCCGTCACGACCGACGGGTTCGGGCGGCTCGGCGGCGCGCTCGGTGCGCTCGCATTACCGACGGTGATCGTGCAGGAAGGCGGCTATCACCTCGAGAGCCTCGACGCCAACGCGCGCGCGTTCTTCAGCGGGTTCGCCGCTGCACGCTGA
- a CDS encoding LysR family transcriptional regulator, with translation MRQIELRHLRYFVAVAQAGSVMGGARAAGIVQPALSRQIRELEDAIGTPLLIRRATGVTLTAAGASFLRDATAVLATVRDSRERALRSAAGQLGELRLGALPNCLPLPVFANVLKAFRAACPDVKLSIAPMLSAEQADALVRGQLDGGIMAWRRDEAPHLSGVRLLSDRFVLAMPAPPGEPFDAPHSLADVADQPFVWFDAQRSAAHHRFLIAQCERAGFTPRIAQVGSDIPTLIGLVAAGMGCAFVPHSAAPTCPHTVRLVALDELASRFDIEFVFDGAAVPASPVVARFLEAVHAVVDRAD, from the coding sequence ATGCGCCAGATCGAACTGCGTCACCTGCGTTATTTCGTGGCCGTCGCGCAAGCCGGCAGCGTGATGGGCGGCGCCCGCGCGGCAGGCATCGTGCAGCCGGCGCTGTCGCGGCAGATCCGCGAGCTGGAGGACGCGATCGGCACGCCGCTGCTGATCCGCCGCGCGACGGGCGTCACGCTGACGGCGGCCGGCGCGAGCTTCCTGCGCGATGCGACCGCCGTGCTCGCCACGGTGCGGGACAGCCGCGAACGCGCATTGCGCAGCGCGGCCGGCCAGCTCGGCGAACTGCGGCTCGGCGCGCTGCCGAACTGCCTGCCGCTGCCGGTGTTCGCGAACGTGCTGAAGGCGTTTCGCGCCGCATGCCCGGACGTGAAGCTGTCGATCGCGCCGATGCTGTCGGCCGAACAGGCCGACGCGCTGGTGCGCGGCCAGCTCGACGGCGGGATCATGGCGTGGCGTCGCGACGAGGCGCCGCACCTGTCCGGCGTGCGGCTGCTGAGCGACCGCTTCGTGCTCGCGATGCCCGCGCCGCCCGGCGAGCCCTTCGATGCGCCGCACTCGCTCGCGGACGTCGCGGACCAACCGTTCGTGTGGTTCGACGCGCAGCGCTCGGCCGCGCACCACCGCTTCCTGATCGCGCAATGCGAGCGCGCGGGCTTCACGCCGCGCATCGCGCAGGTCGGCAGCGACATCCCGACGCTGATCGGCCTCGTCGCGGCCGGCATGGGCTGCGCGTTCGTGCCGCACAGCGCGGCGCCGACGTGTCCGCACACGGTCCGGCTCGTCGCGCTCGACGAGCTGGCGAGCCGCTTCGACATCGAGTTCGTGTTCGACGGCGCGGCCGTGCCGGCGTCTCCCGTCGTCGCGCGGTTTCTCGAAGCCGTGCACGCAGTGGTCGACCGGGCGGACTGA
- a CDS encoding Zn-dependent hydrolase: protein MNDLLEVDGHRLWQSLADMARIGATPRGGVRRLALTDDDRRARDLFAQWCRDAGMTVRVDAIGNLFARRDGADAQAAPVLIGSHLDTQPEGGRFDGVYGVLAALEVVRALNDARIATDKPLEIVSWTNEEGARFAPAMLGSAVFTGALPLDDALARQDADGIALGAALDACGYRGTHAPGGAVDAYFEVHIEQGPVLEANGTTIGIVTGGQAIRWLDVRVTGLAAHAGTTPMAYRRDAYFACAQIALELERIVAGYAPRALATIGQIGIRHASRNTIAGDVTFTVDLRHHDDACVDAIEQALREACARVAAARDVQVSLDTCWRSPATPFDAACVDLVARAAHAFGYASERIVSGAGHDAIVLARRVPTAMVFIPCVGGLSHNEAEDALPDDVTRGANVLLNAVLASAGVATHAAAAAFDA from the coding sequence TGAACGACTTGCTGGAAGTCGACGGCCATCGCCTGTGGCAAAGCCTCGCCGACATGGCGCGCATCGGCGCGACGCCGCGCGGCGGCGTGCGCCGCCTCGCGCTGACGGACGACGACCGCCGCGCGCGCGACCTGTTCGCGCAATGGTGCCGCGATGCGGGGATGACGGTGCGGGTCGATGCGATCGGCAACCTGTTCGCGCGGCGCGACGGCGCCGATGCGCAGGCCGCGCCGGTGCTGATCGGCAGCCATCTCGACACGCAGCCCGAGGGCGGGCGCTTCGACGGCGTGTACGGCGTGCTCGCGGCGCTCGAAGTCGTACGTGCGCTGAACGACGCGCGCATCGCGACCGACAAGCCGCTCGAGATCGTGTCGTGGACCAACGAGGAAGGTGCGCGTTTCGCGCCGGCGATGCTCGGCTCCGCGGTGTTCACGGGCGCGCTGCCGCTCGACGACGCGCTCGCGCGGCAGGATGCCGACGGCATCGCGCTCGGCGCCGCGCTCGACGCCTGCGGCTATCGCGGCACGCACGCGCCCGGCGGCGCGGTCGATGCGTACTTCGAAGTGCATATCGAACAAGGCCCGGTGCTCGAGGCGAACGGCACGACGATCGGCATCGTCACCGGCGGCCAGGCGATCCGCTGGCTCGATGTGCGCGTGACGGGCCTGGCCGCGCATGCGGGCACGACGCCGATGGCGTATCGCCGGGACGCGTATTTCGCGTGCGCGCAGATCGCGCTGGAGCTGGAGCGGATCGTCGCCGGCTACGCGCCGCGCGCGCTCGCGACGATCGGGCAGATCGGCATCCGCCACGCGTCGCGCAACACGATCGCCGGCGACGTGACGTTCACCGTCGACCTGCGCCATCACGACGATGCGTGCGTCGACGCGATCGAGCAGGCGTTGCGCGAAGCGTGCGCGCGCGTGGCCGCCGCGCGCGACGTGCAGGTGTCGCTCGACACGTGCTGGCGCAGCCCGGCGACGCCGTTCGATGCGGCGTGCGTCGATCTCGTCGCGCGGGCGGCGCACGCGTTCGGCTATGCGAGCGAGCGCATCGTCAGCGGCGCCGGCCATGACGCGATCGTGCTCGCGCGCCGCGTGCCGACCGCGATGGTGTTCATTCCGTGCGTCGGCGGGCTGTCGCACAACGAGGCCGAGGACGCGCTGCCCGACGACGTGACGCGCGGCGCGAACGTGCTGCTCAACGCGGTGCTCGCGAGCGCCGGTGTCGCGACGCACGCGGCGGCCGCCGCGTTCGACGCGTGA